The genome window CAGATCGTGTGCAGGTTGGGATGGATGTGACCCTGAACCTTCGGATCAATAACGAACCGAAAGAGCTGGGGGGTGGCGCAACTGTGACTTCGGGGATTCGTTACGAGCCCGAAGCTCAAGTGTTCTATCTGGACGACGTCGTGTTTGACCGTCTCGAAGTGCAAGGCTTACCGCAGAAATGGTTGAAGCCAGTCACTGAGTTTGCCTCTAAGGTCGCCGAGGATTTTATTGAGTCACAGCCCATCTATCGGCTTGAAGCGAAGGACGCGAAAACCGCTGCAGCCAAGATGCTCTTAAAGGGATTCGAGGTGCGGGCGCAAGCGGTGCATGTGACGCTGGGTATTTGAGTGATGGTCGTCGTTACATCAAACGCATGAGTTCTGTGTAGCTGTCTTTGAGTCTGTGGATTGCTTCGATGCTCGCGATCAGCAAGAGCCATGTGAGGACGAGCACGATGACTGTCCAAATGATTTTACGTGCGATACTCCAGCGAGGGTGCCACCACATGAGCGGTAGCGCAAGCGGGCCGACGCAGAGGAATGCGATCACGATGCCGGACGTCTTCAGATACCACTTCTCGCTGGTCAGAGCGCTTGTGGGCAAGGGGGGCGGCTGGGTGGCGCCGTCAAGGAACTCGCCGCAGTGCTTACACTTGATGGCAGCGTCTTGTATCTCTTCGGCACAGTAGAGGCAGCGTTTCATTGTGCTGTTGTGCTAGAATCCTTTGGCTTCGACGTCGAGGGAGCTGCGAGAGCGCCTGTTTTGAGGAACTCAACCGTCAGGGCGATGGCTTCCTTGTTTTTCATGATATAGGGGTGCGTGGCGTGGATGACTTTGTAGGCGTCCATACCTTCGACTTTAGCGCTTTCGATTGAGACTTTGCCATCGTCGTCGCCCGGGATGATGCAGGAGTTGATGCCGTTGATGCTGCGGTCACCAGTGATTACACAGAGCGGGAAGTCGACGGGGCCAAGCTTTGCGATAAATCCATTAATGTCTGTTCCGAGTTGATCGCCTGCGGGGCCGTTGATCCAGCCGAAGGCACTATAGTCACCGAGTGTATCCACTAATTCACTACCTTGGTTCGGTGGGCTGAGCATGACAACGCGGCCGATGTTTTCGAGTGGTGCTTTCTTTTGGATCGTGCGCACGATGATGCCGCCCAACGAATGGGTAACGAAGTGAATGGTATCGTCGCTTTCGGTGGCCGCTGCGACTTGCGCGCGGACGATGGTTGCGAGTGTGTCGATGGATTGATGCCGTGACGGGTAATCTAGGTTGTGGACGACGTAGCCTTCAGTGGTGAGGGTGTCGGCCATCTTCTCCATCGAGCTCGATGTGCGCGCGAGGCCGTGCAGCAGGATGACCACGTCACTCGCGGCGAGAGGTGCAGTGAGCGCGCAGAGCAGGCAGAGGATGGTGAGGGGGTGTTTCATTCTGAGTTGTAGTGGAAGCGACACTCTTGTCGCTTTATCGTTGTAGTGGGGCGGTGCGTGAAAGCGACAAGAGTGTCGCTTCTACTGTTGTTGCCCCGCGAGTTGAACCACCGTGCTGTAAACGCCTTCCACGACTTGCCCCATTTTTTCGTAGTTGAGTCGATCCCAGGTGTCGTTGGCTTCGTGGTAGGCGGTGTTACGATAAAAGGCGGTGTCGGTGATCATGACGGCGTCGTAGCCGAACTCCCAGTAGTTGCGATGATCAGAGAAATCGATGCCGGGGATGCCAGCGGGAGCGTTGATCGATTCAATGGGTAGGTCGTTGACGCCTTTCATGCCGACTTTCACTTTTTTGGTGAATGCGCGTTGATCCATTTTTCCGACGACTGCGATGAAGTTCCCAGTGTTGGGGTAGATGAGTTTGAAGAGCGGGGTCGGGTAGTCTTGTGAGCCAAATTCATCTGTGAAATATCCGATCATTTCGAGGACGATAACGCCCGCAACGGCTTGGCCTTCGTCGTGAATGGATTTGGCGTGAAAGTGGCTGCCCATATAGTTACTGCCAAAGAAGGGAGGCTCTTCGAGCGGGTAAGCGACGAGTTCGAAATTGCCGTCGGGGGCATTTTCGCCGAGCAAGTAGGCAAGCTCGATGAGTCCTGCGATGCCGCTGGCATTGTCGTCTGCGCCGGGTGTTTGATCGTGCGAGTCATAATGCGCGCCGATGATCAGTTTTGGGGCATCCGTGTTGCCGAAGTGGCAGCGCACATTCTTGTAGGTATGTCCTGAAACTTCGAAGGATTGAAGGGTGACCATGCCGCCTGCGGATTCGAAGTGCTGTTGAATATAGGCGACAGTGGCTTCGAGATTTTTGGTGCTTCGGTAATTGCGCGGGTGAAAATCGATGGAGAGTTTTTTGACGATGTCCTGTAGTCGCTGTTGGTCGATTACTGTGTTGCTCGGATCGCCTTTGGCGAGTGTCGGTTGCGATAGATAGCCCCATATGGCCAGCAGCACGATTACGAGTGTGACGACGATGCGCTTGAGTGCGGTGAGCAGTTGCTTGATCATATGACGGTGTGGGGTTCGGGGTTCGTTCGTTTGTAGGGGCTTTGCTCGCGAAGACCGCGATGGGATGATTGGTTACGCGTGCGCGAATTCGGTCTTCGACTCGTGACGCTTTCGTCTTTTTTTACGATGGTGCTGTGGTGGTTGCGGAGCTTTTTGATCGATTGGGACTTTGCGGTGGTATTGCGGTCTTCGATGAGCAAAGCCCCTACGATTTTTATCTATTCAAAAACTGATTGAGGAAGCGGCGGATAAGGATTTCGGAGCTGTCGGCTTCGGTGACGTTGAGCTTGCCGTTCTGCTGTAGCATGCAGATGCCATGTAGGGTCGACCAAACGATTTTGGCGTCTTGGCGGGCGGTGTTCTTGTTGCTGCAAAGCGGGCGTATCGTTTCAACGACTTGATCGAAGACTTCGTGGATTGCTTGGCTATAATCTACGGACTTTATTGTAATTGGTGTCGCGAACAGAAGCATCCATAGTGCGGGCTCGTTTTGCTGAATATCAAGATAGGCCTGGCAGATGTTCTCGAGTTGCTTCTTTGGTGTGCTGTTGTCTGAGCGTATCGCAGTGATGGTTTCGGCAAATGCGTTGAGCGTGACGCAGTTGATTGCCGCGGCGAGGCCTTCGATGTTGTCGAACAGATTATACAGTGTGCCTGGCGTGTAGCCAATTGCTTTGGCGACGTTGCGAGCAGTCAGCGCGCTGGTGCCTTCTGCTCTTACGAGGTCGCGGCCGCTGGTGACTGCAAGTTGAGTGAGTTCTTCGCGGGTGTGATCTTTTCGTCGAGCCATGAATGAGTGAGAGTGAGGAGTGAAAGTGGCTAGTGGCGATGGGTAGTTTTAGTGGATGGTGAGTTGAACTATTGATTGGTTCTGAACATTGTTCAATAATAATATTGAACAATGTTCATTTTTTGCTTTTGTAGGTCCTTATTATGGAAATGCTAGCTGTTCTATTGGTCTGTTTGTTGGTCGCTGCAATTGTAATGCCATGGGTGAATCACGGGCGTTTGATTCTGCGTGGGCGTGAGGTGGAGCGACTGAAGGAGGAGGTGGATCGTTTGTCGCGAAAGGTGCTAGACTTGGAGGTGCCGCGAGCGGATGCGGATACAATGAAGGTTGCGGCTGAGGTGGTTAAAGAGAAGGATTCGGTTGTGGTTCCTGAGGTCGTTTCGGTGATTCCGCCACCGATTCCGAAGGTAGTGGTTCGTTCTGAGGTGGAGCGACGGGCAGAATCACAGGCAGAAATGCCTGTGTCACGGGAAGAACAGACAGGAATGTCTGTGTCACGGGGAGAACAGGCAGGACGTAGGTCTGCCGAAGATGGTGAAGCAATGTCTGTATCGCGCGAGAAACAGGCGTCGCAGGATTGGTTTAGTAAGTTGGCGGTGTGGGTGGGTGGTGTGGCCTTGCTGATGGCTGGGTTCTATATGGTGAAATACTCAATTGATTCGGGTTGGTTGACGCCGACAGTGCGCTTGTGGATGACGACGATCTTTGGTGCATTGCTCTGTATTGGTGGATTTGTCATCGGTCAAAGGTCAGACTCGGTCGGCAATCAGAGGATCGGGCAGGCGCTGACGGGCGCGGGTGTGGCGTGTTTGTATTTCGCGGTGTATGCGGCGGTTAATCTGTATGGCTTTCTGTCGTCGGGCGCTGGGTTTGTGGGGATGGTTGCGGTGACTGCGCTCGCGGTTGGCCTATCGTTACGGC of Lentimonas sp. CC4 contains these proteins:
- a CDS encoding DUF1439 domain-containing protein, with the protein product MKSKWIVAVLLVSVIFGAGFLYFQGKRYEVVITQSQIDQGLASRFPVSKQYLRIFSITYSNPTVELLEVADRVQVGMDVTLNLRINNEPKELGGGATVTSGIRYEPEAQVFYLDDVVFDRLEVQGLPQKWLKPVTEFASKVAEDFIESQPIYRLEAKDAKTAAAKMLLKGFEVRAQAVHVTLGI
- a CDS encoding zinc ribbon domain-containing protein, with translation MKRCLYCAEEIQDAAIKCKHCGEFLDGATQPPPLPTSALTSEKWYLKTSGIVIAFLCVGPLALPLMWWHPRWSIARKIIWTVIVLVLTWLLLIASIEAIHRLKDSYTELMRLM
- a CDS encoding alpha/beta fold hydrolase, coding for MKHPLTILCLLCALTAPLAASDVVILLHGLARTSSSMEKMADTLTTEGYVVHNLDYPSRHQSIDTLATIVRAQVAAATESDDTIHFVTHSLGGIIVRTIQKKAPLENIGRVVMLSPPNQGSELVDTLGDYSAFGWINGPAGDQLGTDINGFIAKLGPVDFPLCVITGDRSINGINSCIIPGDDDGKVSIESAKVEGMDAYKVIHATHPYIMKNKEAIALTVEFLKTGALAAPSTSKPKDSSTTAQ
- a CDS encoding M28 family peptidase, with protein sequence MIKQLLTALKRIVVTLVIVLLAIWGYLSQPTLAKGDPSNTVIDQQRLQDIVKKLSIDFHPRNYRSTKNLEATVAYIQQHFESAGGMVTLQSFEVSGHTYKNVRCHFGNTDAPKLIIGAHYDSHDQTPGADDNASGIAGLIELAYLLGENAPDGNFELVAYPLEEPPFFGSNYMGSHFHAKSIHDEGQAVAGVIVLEMIGYFTDEFGSQDYPTPLFKLIYPNTGNFIAVVGKMDQRAFTKKVKVGMKGVNDLPIESINAPAGIPGIDFSDHRNYWEFGYDAVMITDTAFYRNTAYHEANDTWDRLNYEKMGQVVEGVYSTVVQLAGQQQ
- a CDS encoding TetR/AcrR family transcriptional regulator, whose amino-acid sequence is MARRKDHTREELTQLAVTSGRDLVRAEGTSALTARNVAKAIGYTPGTLYNLFDNIEGLAAAINCVTLNAFAETITAIRSDNSTPKKQLENICQAYLDIQQNEPALWMLLFATPITIKSVDYSQAIHEVFDQVVETIRPLCSNKNTARQDAKIVWSTLHGICMLQQNGKLNVTEADSSEILIRRFLNQFLNR